The Raphanus sativus cultivar WK10039 chromosome 6, ASM80110v3, whole genome shotgun sequence sequence CCACCTGAATAAAAAGAAGCAATCATCCAAAAACTTGGAGATGACCACAAAAGGTTTCTATGTTTCTATAGTCCATGAATATGTAGTAGAGAAGAGACCAATGACGGGATATCTCCATTGTCAGACTCAATGTTGAAAGACAGAGGCCCTGCATTTTTCtcaaattgaaaacaaaaccattaaaaaaatatttctttcagATTTGATGAAGTAGTAGAACAACTGTTCTTCCTCTGCCTCACCAACACCTATGTACCTAAACCACTTAACTCCATAAAATCAGAACACAGAGTCATTCATTTTTAAGACTGTTTAGTTTTGAAAATGAGAAGAGCAACAGAACCCGGTTTCAAGCTCGAAAGGAAGAGGCCCTTGGAAACCAGGAAGATATCTGACGGTAGATCTTGAATAAGCATGCtgaacaacaagaagaagcagCAGCAACTTGATCtccatttgtttttgttttgttttgagtttcTGAGTTGATGCCACATTTAGGACGAGAGGCTACGCATGCTGTCCTGTCCGGTTGCCAcgaatgaaattatttatttttttaatgtttaattttgttatgaataTAATTATTGTGCCAGACATCGGAGTCCCATTCAATCTCAAAGGGTGGAGCCAGGGCCGGCCATGGCTAAAAATTCAACAAGCTAAAGCCCAATAGATCATGTGCTTTAGGTTCTAAAAACATACTGTATGACGTATATCTTCAGAAACTATTTGTGGTGTAGATGGTTTAGTCTCCAcctatatatatagagaaattgccaaaaataccattttcatagtaccacttttcatgtttacactaaccacttttaccactacttttaatgaagggtttagatttgaaggtttaggatttagggttaagatttgatgttttagggtttaaggtatatagtttagggtttagagttgaggatttagggtttagagttgaggatttagggtttatagtttagactttagggtttagggtttaggatattgaatttagggtatatagtttagggtttagggtatagagttgaagattttgggtttaggatttagaattggaggtttatgatttagaatttgggattagaatttttaaaagcatataaaaacaatgatataagagtttttaccattttaataaataaggtatttttgaaaatgtgtctttggtggtggtaaagatgaataatggtaccttgaaagtggtatttttgaaaattccccatatATATAACTCTTCAAGTTGTCAAAGTTTGACATTTATAGCTTATCAATTTTTTGTCCTTTTTCTTGAAAACGAAAACTCTTCAAGTAACATGTAAACATTTATTTATGGTAAATCCTATAAACCAAAACATTAGTTTAGATCAGTTCAAGTCTTTAAGATCAATGTTTCAGTGTGTTATAGAGGTTGACTGCTTATCCACCTCTTGAACATGATTGAATTTTCCATTGGTTTATACTCTAACGTGTGCCCACCTCCCtataaaaccaaaccaatcaAGAAAAAGCTCTGCATGTTATGTTAACGTACGTGTGCCTTTTCGATACTGTTATTAAGATGGTATGGTATGGTATGGTATGGTATGGTATGGTATGCCGTATGCTGCTTATAATGTCATGAAGACACCGAATATCAAAGTCACATCGTTTCCATTTCCCAGTAGTCCCCTCTATAGACTTTAATCACCAGTTATTAACTTATTACGTCTATGATAATATATGCTTGTCACATACCTTCACGTGCTCTGCGTACGCTCTCGTTATTAGCCAAGTATTCTGATAACGAATACCGATACGTCTGCAACACGCAACATTGTTTTCTAGTGGTTTGTTGAGTGACTAGCTATTGATCAAAAGATTCAAAGAAGCTCACATAGCAATCAGGAGATTTTGGATCACAGTTTGATGCTAGTATAAGTTCTTCATATATTCTACTAAGTTACTAACACACTGAAAATAAACCACATGCATATACTATGTTAGTGACTTAACCATTGAAGCTGCAACTAGTTTCCAGAATGTGTAACCTACCTGCTTGAACGCCTGAACCAGTTTCAAGCACTCTGTGTAGCACATTAAAATAGTTTCCTCCACATCTTCTCTTCATGGACTACAAAGTAAAAGTTTTGAAATAGTCGTTTACTACTTCATTATGGAGACAAGAGATCCTAGGTTTTGTAGCTATATATACATCATAGAGCTCATCAGAGATGAGTGCTTTTCCATGAGCAAATGGAATGCGAGCGTTCCCATCAAGCACACCGTCTGTTAAAGGGTTTCCAAGCACGTAGCCCTGTTGTTGTTGGAATATATAGAAACCTATTATTCTTACAGCTTGATAAGGTATATGGAAGTAGTTTAAGGGACCAAGCATATACTGATGAACCTTAAGATTTATCTGAGGTTCGCAGCATATGTCATTATCTGTGATGAGATGGTGAAATAACTGATCAAGAAACAGGAGTCAAAGAAAAGGTGATTGTATAGGGGTTGAagtgattaaataaaaaatgttaccaTTTGAGATTTCTTGAACTATGGCCTGGAATAACAATACCAGAATAAGAGTTTCCGGCGACATAGAAAGGATTAGAGAATATTCAGGATGCTTGACTAGCCACTGCACAAATAAAGTAATAGAACATTTGATCTTCCTCTGCCTCACCTAGACCAATGTACCTAAATGATTAAACTCCAAAACTGAGTACACAGATCCATGCATTCTAAGGCTAATATGAAGAATAAGATGAGGAGGAACAGAACCCGGTTTCAAGCTCAAAAGGAAGAGGGCCTTCAATACCAGGAAGATATCTTATTATAGAACCTGAATATAACAACAAGCAGTAgttgcagcagcagcaacaacttGAATATCCAGGAACCCATTTTTCCTCTTGGGAGTTATGACAAAACATCTTTAAACTAAAGAAAACATAGGAGTTgactaaaataaaagaaagactAAAGCTTTTCTGTTGAATAGACTTTGAAAGAGTCGCTCTGTAATGAAAAGTTGTGCACGTGAGAAGAGACAGAGTCGCGTGTAACGTGCGTTGCAGCTGGTCTAATACACATTAGTACAATACATGCTAGATCTAACACACTTGTAATAGAATAAGAGGCAAATACTTAATCACTTGTTGGTAGCAAAGCTTAACAAAGAAAGTGGAAATAGTAAAGGAAACCAACGAGTAGTAGTAACatataacatttatttattttatttttctgaaccAAGTAACATGTAACAATTATTTATGATAAATCATCAAACCAACATGGCAACACACTTCCAGTTTATACATTAACCAGTCCCAGTCTCCAAGACTAATGTTACTGTGTGTTAGAGAGGTTGACCACTAATCCACCTTTTGAACATGATTGAATTTTCCTTTGGACTATACTCTAACGTGTGCCCACCTCCCTATAAAACCAAACCCACAAACCatatcaagaaagaaaaaaaaactctgcaTGTTATGCTAATAAAGATGTGTAACAAAGAGGTAACCTTCACAGTAGCAAAGGTCATTTTATTAGCATAAGTCGTGGTGTATCCAGCGACTTTATCAAGTATCATCCACGGCCTCCATTTATCAGTAACGGAATAGTTGAGAGACTTTATCCATGCTCGAGTTGAAACGAAAGGGATTCCCATATCGTGATCGCCGCTGATGCCAGATAGAaggttacaaaacaaaatatttaatgaagCACAAGCTTGTAAAAAGAAAGTTGTGTAACCTGAAGATGAGAGATCTATAGCCTTTGATGCTGTTATTCAGATGGTATGGTATGCTGCTTTTAATGTCATGAGGGCACCGCATATTATAGTCACATCGTTTCCATGTCCCTGTAGTCCCCTACAGTTCAAATTAAACCCTCATTAGAGTTTAGTCCATTAGTTATAAccattgatatatatatatatatatatatgctaatATGAATTTGTCATATACCTTCACCACTTTAAGTGCTCTGCGTACGCTCTCGTTATTAGCCCAGTATTCTGATAACGAATATCGATACGTCTGAAACACGCAACCTTGTCAACATTGTTTTCTAGTGGTTTGTTAGGTGACTAGCtattttgatcaaaagatgCCAAGAAGCTTACATAATTTTGGGTCACAGTTTGATTCTAGAATAAGTTCTTCATTTACTCTAAAAACACACTGAACATATACCACATGCATATCCTAAGTTAGTGATAATACCATTGAATCGCAAGTCGTGCAACTAGTTTCCAGAACGTGTAACCTACCTGCTTGAACTCCTGAACGAGTTTCAAGCATTCTTTGTTAAGAGGAAACACGTTAAAATAGTTTCCTCCACAGCTTCTCTTCATGGACTACAAAGTAAAAGTTTTGCAATGGTCGTTAGCTACTTGATTATGGAGACAAGAGACAAATGTTCTCATATATACATCATATAGCTCATCAGAGATGAGTCCCATTCCATGAGCAAATGGAATGCGAGCGTTCCCATCAAGTTCACCGTCTGTTAAGGGGTTTCCAAGCACGTAGCCCTGTTGTTTGAAATCATAGAGAAGAGGAAACACAGACTAAATCTTTAGTTCTTAATGCTTGATAAGGTATATGAAGATAGTGTAAGGAGCAAGCAAATATTGATGTACCTTGAGATTTATTTGAGGTTCGCAGCTTAGGTCATTTCCTGTGATAAAATAGTGAAATAAGTAAATAACTGACAAGAAACatgtttcaacaaaaaaaaaactgatcagGAAACAAGATTCAAAGAAAAGGTGCTTGCATGGGGATTGAAAAtgataaaggaaaaagagtgtTACCATTTGAGATTTCGTGAACGATGGCTGGAATCACTATACCGGCATAAGAGTTTCCGGCGACATATAAAGGATTGGAGAAATATTCAGGATGCTTGGCTAGCCACTGCACAGCAAACACAACACAGTCTTAAATGTTTGTATGCatcaaaaggaagatgatagTTTGCTGTTTACCTTACGAATAAACTCATTAACCCGCTTAGCTGCTTCAGTGTCACTTGGTGTTTCAGCATGTTGATTTCTTGAGTAGGAGAATCCAGTCCCAACAGGCTGGTCCAGATATATTATATTCGCCACCTGAAAACAAGAAATGATCTTAAAAACTCGAAGTTTCATTTGGTTTGTGATCATGAGTAATATGTGTTAACCTTAGTCCATGAGTATGTAGTAGAGACCAAGGATGGGATACTTCCGTTGTATGTCTCCACCTTAAAAGCAAGCGgtcctgattttttttttcaattcaaacAGATCATTAACTATTCtttggagaaaaagaagaaggaagactTCTTATAAACAAGGCCAGAGAAAGAAGAGCAGCCAGGTCATTAACTATTCACCATTCTCATAAACAAGGCCAGAGAAAGAAGAGCAGCCAGGTCCTCCACTTAACCAGACAAGAAGAGGGTCTTCTTCTGGGCTCCTCTCTGATTTTATAAAGTAATAGAACATTTGATCTTCATCTGCCTCACCTAGACCAATGTACCTAAATGATTAAACTCCAAAACTTAGTACACAGATCcatacatataattaatatgaaGAGGAACAATACCCGGTTTCAAGCTCAAAAGGAAGAGGGCCTTCAAAACcaggaagatatctgatgacagaaCCTGAATCAGCATGGTGAATAACAACAAGCAGTAGTTGCAGCAGCAGCGACAACTTGAATATCCAGGAACCCATTTTCTCTTGAATGTTTGAGTGTTATGACAAAACATCTTTAAACTAAAGAAAACATAGGAGTTgactaaaataaaagaaagaccAAATCTTTTCTATCGAGTAGACTTTAAAAGAGTCACTCTGTAATGAAAAGTTGTGCACGTGAGAAGAGACAGAGTCGCGTGTAACGTGCGTTGCAGCTGGGTCTAATACACATTAGTACAATACATGCTAGATCCAACAACATTTGTAATACAATAAGAGGCAAATACTTAATCACTTGTTGGTAGGAAAAGCTTAACAAAGAAAGTGGAAGTAATAAAGGAAACCCACGAGTAGTAGTAACATGTAACATTTATTTATGATAAATcaacaaaccaaaccaaacactTCCAGCTTATACATTAACCAAGATTAATGTTAGTGTGTGTTAGAGAGGTTGACCACTTATCCACCTCTTGAACATGATTGAATTTTCCTCTGGTTTATACTCTAACGTGTGCCCACCTCCCTATCAAACCAAACCCACAAAAccaaatcaagaaaaaaaaaactctgcaTGTTATGTTAATAAAGAATGGGTAGCAAAGAGGTAGTAACCTTCACAGTAGCAAAGGTCATCTTATTAGCATAAGTTGTGGTGTATCCAGCGACTTTATCAAGTATCATCCACGGCCTCCATTTCTCAGTAACGGAATAGTTGAGAGACTCTATCCATGCTCGAGTTGAAACGAACGGGGTTGTCATATCGTGATCGCCGCTAATGCCAGAAGATGGTTTAGAAACAATAATATTAATGAAGCACAAGCTTATTAAAAGAAGTTGTGTACCTGATGATGAGAGATCTATAGCCTGCAATGCTGTTACTAAGATGGTGGGGTATGCTGCTTTTAATGTCTTGATTGCACTGCACTTTATAACTACATCGTTCCCATTTCTCTGTAGTCCCCTGCAATCCAAATATCATCTTAAGAGTTCGATCATCAGATTGTGGTACCAATGATGTATGATGGTATTAACTCTGTCACATACCTTCAGCACTCCAAGTGCTCTACGTACGCTCTCGTTATTAGCCCAATATTCTGATAATAGATACCTATACGTCTGCAACACACAAGCTTGTTAATATTTTCTTCTCTAGTGGTTTGCAGTTGATTTAAAGTTACTTACATAGCAATCAGGAGATGTAGTGTCACAATTTGTATCTAGGACAAGCTCTTCATATATTCTAGAGACACTCTGTAAGATAAAACCACAAATTCAAAGTTAGTTAGTGAACTTGTTTACCTTATTTAGCAATCCATAAAACTTCATTCAGAATGTGCATACCTGCTTAAACTCGTCAATTAGTTTCAAGCATTCTGTGTTAAGAGGATCTACATTTACATACTTTTCTCCACAACTTATCTTCATCGACTACAAAGTAAGATTTGGTTCGTTAATTACTTTATGGGATCCCCTTACTTTACTGtggcaaaaaaaagagattgttATTGGTAACCTCATGGAGTTCATCAGAGATGAGTGCCATTCCATGAGCAAATGGAACGCGAGTGTTATTGTCAAGATCGAAGTCTGTTACCGGGTTTCCGAGCACATAGCCCTGTTGTTGTTGGaggagaaaaacaaaaacaaaaacaaaaactctaAATCCTTAGTGCTTGATAAGGCTATATATGGAAATAACGTAGGCATCAAGTAAATGGTAATGAACCTGTAGATTTATTTGAGGTTTGCAGCATATACAATTTCCTTTTGACATTTCTTGAACGATGGCTGGAATCACCTTACCGGAATAAGAGTTTCCGGTGACATAGAAAGGGTTGGAGGAATACTCAGGATGGTTAGCTAGCCACTGCACAAGAACTAAGTCCATTTGTTAGCATGTGCAAGTAGAGCTGGAACAAGActatgattttaattttgttttaaagcttaaattttttgttaaataaaaaatataaatgatagtTTAAAACTTTAAGTTTTAACTTATATTTCTTAGTTTTAAGATCAATATTATCAGAAGAAAAGTTAAATGTATATAAATAgaactattaaattttaaaattatatcattaGTTCTTTAAATGTAcggtttaatatttattttgaacaatcattatcaataaataataaaaaaatccaaaagtcTAAGCACAAAGACAGACTGTTTACCTTACGGACAAACTCATCGACCCGCTTAACTGATCCTGTATCACTTGGTATATCAGCATGTGGGTTTCTTGAGTAAGAGTAACCAGCTCCAACAGGCTGatccaaatatattatattcgCCAcctaaaaataagaaattatcTTAAAACTTGAAGATATGAAGATCATGGATAAAAAATACAaagttattgttgttgtttgccTCGGGTCAACTGCCGGTTCGTTACCTAGGGCTTCCTCTTCTCACCAAGAAAATGACAGTCAATGACTACATGCCCTTAGTAGAGAAGATCAGGAAAAGAATGAGCTCCTGGACTGGTCGGTTCCTCTCACATGCTGGTCGCCTTCAGCTGATCAATTCAGTCATTACGAGTCTTGCAAATTTCTGGTTAGCGGCTTTCAGATTGCCCTGTAGCTGCTTGAAAGAGATTGAGAGTCTATGTGCAGCTTTTTTATGGTCAGGGCCGGATTTAAAAACTACGAAAGCAAAGGTTAGC is a genomic window containing:
- the LOC108806737 gene encoding serine carboxypeptidase-like 15 isoform X1, encoding MGSWIFKLSLLLQLLLVVIHHADSGSVIRYLPGFEGPLPFELETGYIGLGEADEDQMFYYFIKSERSPEEDPLLVWLSGGPGCSSFSGLVYENGPLAFKVETYNGSIPSLVSTTYSWTKVANIIYLDQPVGTGFSYSRNQHAETPSDTEAAKRVNEFIRKWLAKHPEYFSNPLYVAGNSYAGIVIPAIVHEISNGNDLSCEPQINLKGYVLGNPLTDGELDGNARIPFAHGMGLISDELYDSMKRSCGGNYFNVFPLNKECLKLVQEFKQCVFRVNEELILESNCDPKLCCVFQTYRYSLSEYWANNESVRRALKVVKGTTGTWKRCDYNMRCPHDIKSSIPYHLNNSIKGYRSLIFSGDHDMGIPFVSTRAWIKSLNYSVTDKWRPWMILDKVAGYTTTYANKMTFATVKGGGHTLEYSPKENSIMFKRWISGQPL
- the LOC108806737 gene encoding serine carboxypeptidase-like 15 isoform X2 translates to MGSWIFKLSLLLQLLLVVIHHADSGSVIRYLPGFEGPLPFELETGYIGLGEADEDQMFYYFIKSERSPEEDPLLVWLSGGPGCSSFSGLVYENGPLAFKVETYNGSIPSLVSTTYSWTKVANIIYLDQPVGTGFSYSRNQHAETPSDTEAAKRVNEFIRKWLAKHPEYFSNPLYVAGNSYAGIVIPAIVHEISNGNDLSCEPQINLKGYVLGNPLTDGELDGNARIPFAHGMGLISDELYDTYRYSLSEYWANNESVRRALKVVKGTTGTWKRCDYNMRCPHDIKSSIPYHLNNSIKGYRSLIFSGDHDMGIPFVSTRAWIKSLNYSVTDKWRPWMILDKVAGYTTTYANKMTFATVKGGGHTLEYSPKENSIMFKRWISGQPL